A window of Lepidochelys kempii isolate rLepKem1 chromosome 1, rLepKem1.hap2, whole genome shotgun sequence contains these coding sequences:
- the FILIP1L gene encoding filamin A-interacting protein 1-like isoform X1, translating to MHIRLKKLIDQETAYQAKKEKENNKKITKLKEELTKLKSFALMVVDEQQRLTEQLNQQSQKIQELITTTEQVHEKLTIAEAKAEEEKQKAIRLEAELQAQTNKISQEQETMMAKLTNEDSQNRQLRIKLTALTRQIDELEETNKSLRKAEEELQDIREKINKGECGNSTLMSEVEELRKRVLEMEGKDEELIKMEDQCRELNKKLEKEAEQNKNFKAEVDKLNKRIMELEKLEDAFNKSKQECYALKCNLEKEKMLTKQLSQELEGLKARIGELEAIEIKLEKTEFTLKEDLSKLKTLTVMLVDERKTMSEKIKQTEEKLQSATSHLQVEQKKVMSVTEKLLEESKKALKSKSDAEEKMSSVTKERDELKNKLKAEEEKGNDLFSKVNILRKRLQSLEAIEKEFLKNKFKETTKSSTSLQQENNKIKELAQEVERLKNKLKEMKAIEDDLMKTEDEFESLERRYINERDKAKFLSEELETVKMELARYKLVEKAESNQEQWLFKKLKEEEAKSGHLSREVDALKEKIHEYMETEDIISHLRGDHMVLQKKFTQQENKNRELAREIDSLTKELERYRRFSKSLRPSLNGKRISDLQVFSKEVQTDPADNEPPDYKSLVPLERAVINGQLYEESDNEDENNDEEQKVSFKCNSSIANAVNKKLWIPWMKSKESHPQNGKIHNKQNGNCAQPRDLVLSHTPGQPLHIKVTPDHGQNTATLEITSPTTDSPHSYTSTAVIPNCGTPKQRITIIQNASLMPLKSKIADGYMSPEQAVPPITLATFARSQTPESCGSITPERTMSPLALTGSSSSPEQMLSPEPLEIGAKHTLFRVSPDRQSSWHFQRSNSTGSSVITTEDNKIHIHLGSPYVQALANSAKPCTPIQDNRTPALTNGIHSKPTSKITSSITITPTATPLPRQSQITVSNVYN from the coding sequence ATTGAAAAAGCTGATTGACCAAGAAACAGCCTATCAggcaaaaaaagagaaggaaaacaacAAGAAAATAACTAAATTGAAAGAAGAACTGACAAAACTAAAATCATTTGCTTTAATGGTGGTGGATGAACAGCAAAGACTTACAGAACAGTTGAACCAACAAAGTCAAAAAATCCAAGAGCTAATCACTACTACAGAGCAAGTACACGAGAAACTCACCATTGCTGAAGCAAAAGCGGAAGAAGAGAAGCAGAAAGCCATCAGGCTGGAAGCAGAATTGCAAGCGCAAACCAATAAGATTTCCcaagaacaagaaacaatgaTGGCCAAACTAACCAATGAAGACAGCCAGAATCGCCAGCTCCGGATAAAATTAACAGCACTCACTCGACAAATTGATGAATTAGAGGAGACTAATAAGTCTTTACGAAAAGCAGAGGAAGAACTGCAAGACataagggaaaaaataaataaaggagaaTGTGGAAATTCCACCCTTATGTCTGAAGTAGAAGAATTACGAAAACGTGTCCTGGAAATGGAAGGTAAAGATGAAGAGCTCATAAAAATGGAAGATCAGTGTAGAGAGCTtaataaaaaattagaaaaagaagCAGAACAAAACAAGAACTTTAAAGCAGAAGTTGACAAACTCAACAAAAGAATTATGGAGCTGGAGAAATTAGAAGATGCTTTCAACAAGAGCAAACAAGAATGTTACGCTCTGAAATGCAatctagaaaaagaaaaaatgttaacaaaGCAATTATCTCAGGAGCTGGAAGGCTTAAAAGCTAGAATTGGAGAACTTGAAGCCATTGAAATCAAGTTAGAAAAAACAGAATTCACACTCAAGGAAGATTTAAGTAAACTGAAAACATTAACGGTCATGCTTGTGGATGAAAGAAAAACAATGAgtgaaaaaataaagcaaacagaAGAAAAGTTACAATCTGCAACTTCCCACCTTCAAGTGGAGCAAAAGAAAGTGATGTCAGTTACAGAAAAACTACTTGAGGAAAGTAAAAAGGCACTGAAATCAAAATCTGATGCAGAGGAAAAAATGTCCAGTGTAACAAAGGAAAgagatgaactgaaaaacaaactaaaagcagaggaagagaaaggaaatgatCTCTTTTCCAAGGTAAATATTCTAAGGAAAAGGCTTCAGTCACTAGAAGCCATTGAAAAAgagtttcttaaaaataaattcaaagaGACAACTAAATCAAGCACATCCTTACAGCAAGAGAACAACAAGATTAAAGAACTTGCCCAAGAAGTTGAGAGGTTGAAAAATAAGCTGAAAGAAATGAAGGCCATAGAGGATGATCTCATGAAAACTGAAGATGAATTTGAATCTCTAGAGCGAAGATACATCAATGAACGAGACAAAGCTAAATTTCTATCAGAAGAACTGGAGACTGTGAAAATGGAACTGGCTAGGTATAAGTTAGTAGAGAAGGCAGAGTCTAACCAAGAACAGTGGCTTTTCAAAAAACTTAAAGAAGAAGAAGCGAAGTCAGGGCACctgtctagagaggtagatgcaCTGAAAGAGAAAATTCATGAGTACATGGAAACAGAAGACATAATAAGTCATCTACGGGGTGATCATATGGTCCTACAGAAGAAATTCACCcagcaagaaaacaaaaacagggaGCTGGCAAGAGAAATTGATAGCCTTACCAAAGAACTAGAGAGATACAGACGCTTCAGTAAGAGCCTGAGACCGAGTCTTAATGGAAAGAGAATTTCTGACTTGCAGGTTTTCTCTAAAGAAGTCCAGACAGATCCAGCAGACAATGAACCACCTGATTACAAGAGCCTTGTTCCTTTAGAACGAGCAGTCATAAATGGGCAATTGTATGAAGAGAGTGATAATGAAGATGAAAACAATGATGAGGAGCAAAAAGTGTCTTTCAAATGCAATTCATCCATTGCAAATGCAGTAAACAAAAAGTTATGGATCCCATGGATGAAGTCCAAAGAAAGCCATCCTCAAAATGGAAAAATTCATAACAAACAGAATGGAAATTGTGCACAGCCACGAGACTTAGTTTTAAGTCACACACCTGGTCAACCTCTTCATATAAAGGTTACACCAGACCATGGACAAAACACAGCTACCCTTGAAATAACAAGCCCTACCACAGACAGTCCTCACTCTTACACTAGTACAGCAGTTATACCCAACTGTGGCACACCAAAGCAAAGAATAACAATTATTCAAAATGCCTCCTTAATGCCTTTAAAATCAAAAATCGCTGATGGTTACATGAGTCCAGAGCAAGCCGTGCCACCTATTACATTGGCTACTTTTGCAAGATCTCAAACTCCTGAATCATGTGGCTCAATAACTCCAGAAAGAACAATGTCTCCGTTGGCTCTGACAGGTTCTTCCAGTTCTCCAGAACAAATGCTTTCTCCAGAGCCTTTGGAAATTGGTGCCAAGCATACTCTTTTTAGAGTATCCCCAGACAGGCAATCGTCATGGCACTTTCAAAGATCTAACAGCACTGGTTCAAGTGTAATAACTACTGAGGATAATAAAATCCATATTCATTTAGGAAGTCCTTATGTTCAGGCTCTTGCTAATTCAGCAAAACCTTGTACTCCAATTCAGGATAACAGAACTCCAGCACTAACTAATGGAATACACAGTAAGCCTACTAGTAAAATCACAAGCAGTATCACAATCACACCAACAGCCACTCCTCTCCCACGGCAATCACAAATTACAGTAAGTAATGTCTATAACTGA